The Coregonus clupeaformis isolate EN_2021a chromosome 6, ASM2061545v1, whole genome shotgun sequence genome has a segment encoding these proteins:
- the LOC121568492 gene encoding uncharacterized protein LOC121568492 — MLPNFYLYLASCVLLLALSCQVSLGTPVPTPLSLDSEKCAQCANLSRELVKNVRKLLDEENLFGGLNCSEQRVEVNRKTQTVLACEPNTDRNTRCSGQQNTTFSESECLRNIRADLGHFAASLQAYKQADLSSTAQDTQNLLNNCPSTQGEPSSQVADPKLTSGDSVDQRVHLCKVLKGFHLRIITISRAMGYISAGDHRK; from the exons ATGCTGCCAAACTTTTATTTAT ACCTTGCCAGCTGTGTGCTGCTGCTCGCGTTGTCCTGCCAAGTCTCTTTGGGAACCCCAGTGCCCACGCCACTGAGTTTGGACTCTGAGAAATGTGCGCAGTGCGCTAATCTCTCCAGAGAGCTCGTCAAGAATGTTAGAAAGCTCCTGGACGAA GAAAACCTGTTTGGTGGTTTAAACTGCTCAGAGCAGCGCGTGGAGGTAAACCGTAAGACACAGACAGTCCTAGCCTGCGAACCCAACACGGACAGG AACACAAGATGCTCTGGTCAACAGAACACCACATTTAGTGAG AGTGAGTGTCTGAGGAACATCCGAGCAGACCTCGGACATTTTGCTGCCTCACTACAGGCTTACAAACAGGCCGACCTCAGCTCCACTGCCCAGGACACCCAGAACCTACTCAATAATTGTCCATCCACACAAGGCGAGCCTTCCTCACAG GTTGCAGACCCTAAGCTGACTAGTGGTGACTCTGTGGACCAGCGGGTCCATCTGTGTAAGGTACTGAAGGGCTTCCACCTCCGGATCATCACCATTAGCAGAGCAATGGGCTACATCTCTGCTGGGGACCACAGGAAGTAA
- the LOC121567647 gene encoding uncharacterized protein LOC121567647 isoform X1, translating to MMVARMASCGAACHLDEGDGDIPAPDQKENVGTSTEESSEEEEDEEEEEDSDGSAEKEEGESEEPDVEGSSNESESAHQPHAEVSLAKDVPPKPCCEKCNAVQQSQGNELVIPRKISKGRLQVQLEGEGTYECSVTGLVFEVSERVLIRYSVLSWSKFGMFLRDSWRFAGPIFNVDCVNSPSSILTSIQFPHSLCLADPDSEMTFSVLHMKDSCPVIEPSVDHSGSHVKWRVSSLSPVGPIVQSSKPVEHHGVVLVYKELALNNSYSFRIYLATNNSSDIKDIGKEVRCSKRRYLKVEKPPTCKLDERRYRLMSEPEGDISPADLLFTLAVTKLKGYFEAFFEQPPPFKLSLIETESDQTVWSATIREGDCVDNAVEKPRKRTARIFSSSVGRKRSTSTSEEEMTNKRPRSVDESDGVLTVQVPDVSSKQLMQVAKRLGKEWKQVAIGCLDLSSKELDDIQASEEDVIMQRFKALERWKTGRPKGQATVAHLLMSLQELDDLPNEVYQTLQDMMDNKAAK from the exons ATGATGGTGGCGAGGATGGCGAGCTGCGGAGCCGCTTGTCACCTGGATGAAGG AGATGGAGACATCCCTGCCCCTGACCAGAAGG AAAATGTAGGGACATCTACAGAGGAGAGttctgaagaagaggaggatgaagaggaggaggaggattctg ATGGCTCTGCTGAGAAAGAAGAAGGAG AATCAGAGGAGCCTGACGTTGAGGGTTCCAGTAATG AATCAGAGTCGGCTCATCAACCTCATGCAGAGGTTTCCCTTGCTAAAG ATGTGCCCCCCAAGCCATGTTGTGAAAAATGCAATGCTGTCCAGCAG AGTCAAGGCAATGAACTGGTTATTCCCAGGAAGATCTCTAAAGGGCGCCTACA GGTGCAgctggagggagaggggacataTGAGTGCTCCGTCACCGGCCTGGTGTTTGAGGTGTCAGAGAGAGTCCTGATCCGCTACTCAGTCCTGTCCTGGTCCAAGTTCGGCATGTTCCTCAGGGACTCCTGGAGGTTCGCTGGGCCCATCTTCAACGTGGACTGTGTCAACAGCCCCTCATCCATCCTCACCTCCATCCAGTTCCCTCACTCCCTCTGCCTCGCTGACCCCGACAGTGAAATGACCTTCAGTGTCCTGCATATGAAGGACAGCTGTCCAGTGATCGAGCCCTCGGTAGACCACTCTGGCAGCCATGTAAAGTGGCGTGTGTCGTCCCTGTCCCCGGTGGGGCCCATTGTCCAGAGCAGCAAGCCTGTAGAGCACCACGGGGTGGTCCTGGTGTATAAGGAACTGGCTTTGAACAACTCTTACTCCTTTCGCATCTACCTGGCCACCAACAACTCCTCCGATATTAAG GACATAGGGAAGGAGGTGCGTTGCTCCAAGAGGCGTTACCTGAAGGTAGAGAAGCCACCCACCTGTAAGCTGGATGAGAGGAGGTACCGCCTCATGAGCGAACCAGAGGGCGACATCAGCCCTGCG GACTTGCTGTTCACGCTGGCCGTGACTAAATTGAAGGGATATTTTGAGGCGTTCTTTGAGCAGCCCCCTCCCTTCAAGCTCTCCCTCATAGAGACAGAGTCCGACCAGACTGTGTGGTCAGCCACCATCAGAGAAG GTGACTGTGTGGACAATGCAGTTGAAAAACCAAGGAAACGGACAGCTA GgattttctcctcttctgtagGCAGGAAAAGAAGCACCAGCACATCAGAGGAAGAGATGACCAATAAGAGACCTCGATCTGTAGATGAGTCAG ACGGAGTGCTGACAGTGCAGGTCCCAGATGTGTCGTCCAAGCAGCTGATGCAGGTGGCTAAGCGGCTGGGGAAGGAGTGGAAGCAGGTGGCTATCGGTTGCCTGGACCTGTCCTCCAAAGAGCTGGACGATATACAGGCCAGTGAGGAGGATGTCATCATGCAGAG GTTTAAGGCATTGGAGCGCTGGAAGACTGGCAGGCCAAAGGGTCAAGCCACTGTTGCTCACCTCTTGATGAGCCTACAGGAGCTGGATGACCTGCCCAACGAGGTCTACCAGACACTGCAAG ATATGATGGACAATAAAGCTGCCAAATGA
- the LOC121567647 gene encoding uncharacterized protein LOC121567647 isoform X2 — MMVARMASCGAACHLDEGDGDIPAPDQKENVGTSTEESSEEEEDEEEEEDSDGSAEKEEGESEEPDVEGSSNESESAHQPHAEVSLAKDVPPKPCCEKCNAVQQSQGNELVIPRKISKGRLQVQLEGEGTYECSVTGLVFEVSERVLIRYSVLSWSKFGMFLRDSWRFAGPIFNVDCVNSPSSILTSIQFPHSLCLADPDSEMTFSVLHMKDSCPVIEPSVDHSGSHVKWRVSSLSPVGPIVQSSKPVEHHGVVLVYKELALNNSYSFRIYLATNNSSDIKDIGKEVRCSKRRYLKVEKPPTCKLDERRYRLMSEPEGDISPADLLFTLAVTKLKGYFEAFFEQPPPFKLSLIETESDQTVWSATIREGDCVDNAVEKPRKRTASRKRSTSTSEEEMTNKRPRSVDESDGVLTVQVPDVSSKQLMQVAKRLGKEWKQVAIGCLDLSSKELDDIQASEEDVIMQRFKALERWKTGRPKGQATVAHLLMSLQELDDLPNEVYQTLQDMMDNKAAK, encoded by the exons ATGATGGTGGCGAGGATGGCGAGCTGCGGAGCCGCTTGTCACCTGGATGAAGG AGATGGAGACATCCCTGCCCCTGACCAGAAGG AAAATGTAGGGACATCTACAGAGGAGAGttctgaagaagaggaggatgaagaggaggaggaggattctg ATGGCTCTGCTGAGAAAGAAGAAGGAG AATCAGAGGAGCCTGACGTTGAGGGTTCCAGTAATG AATCAGAGTCGGCTCATCAACCTCATGCAGAGGTTTCCCTTGCTAAAG ATGTGCCCCCCAAGCCATGTTGTGAAAAATGCAATGCTGTCCAGCAG AGTCAAGGCAATGAACTGGTTATTCCCAGGAAGATCTCTAAAGGGCGCCTACA GGTGCAgctggagggagaggggacataTGAGTGCTCCGTCACCGGCCTGGTGTTTGAGGTGTCAGAGAGAGTCCTGATCCGCTACTCAGTCCTGTCCTGGTCCAAGTTCGGCATGTTCCTCAGGGACTCCTGGAGGTTCGCTGGGCCCATCTTCAACGTGGACTGTGTCAACAGCCCCTCATCCATCCTCACCTCCATCCAGTTCCCTCACTCCCTCTGCCTCGCTGACCCCGACAGTGAAATGACCTTCAGTGTCCTGCATATGAAGGACAGCTGTCCAGTGATCGAGCCCTCGGTAGACCACTCTGGCAGCCATGTAAAGTGGCGTGTGTCGTCCCTGTCCCCGGTGGGGCCCATTGTCCAGAGCAGCAAGCCTGTAGAGCACCACGGGGTGGTCCTGGTGTATAAGGAACTGGCTTTGAACAACTCTTACTCCTTTCGCATCTACCTGGCCACCAACAACTCCTCCGATATTAAG GACATAGGGAAGGAGGTGCGTTGCTCCAAGAGGCGTTACCTGAAGGTAGAGAAGCCACCCACCTGTAAGCTGGATGAGAGGAGGTACCGCCTCATGAGCGAACCAGAGGGCGACATCAGCCCTGCG GACTTGCTGTTCACGCTGGCCGTGACTAAATTGAAGGGATATTTTGAGGCGTTCTTTGAGCAGCCCCCTCCCTTCAAGCTCTCCCTCATAGAGACAGAGTCCGACCAGACTGTGTGGTCAGCCACCATCAGAGAAG GTGACTGTGTGGACAATGCAGTTGAAAAACCAAGGAAACGGACAGCTA GCAGGAAAAGAAGCACCAGCACATCAGAGGAAGAGATGACCAATAAGAGACCTCGATCTGTAGATGAGTCAG ACGGAGTGCTGACAGTGCAGGTCCCAGATGTGTCGTCCAAGCAGCTGATGCAGGTGGCTAAGCGGCTGGGGAAGGAGTGGAAGCAGGTGGCTATCGGTTGCCTGGACCTGTCCTCCAAAGAGCTGGACGATATACAGGCCAGTGAGGAGGATGTCATCATGCAGAG GTTTAAGGCATTGGAGCGCTGGAAGACTGGCAGGCCAAAGGGTCAAGCCACTGTTGCTCACCTCTTGATGAGCCTACAGGAGCTGGATGACCTGCCCAACGAGGTCTACCAGACACTGCAAG ATATGATGGACAATAAAGCTGCCAAATGA